In the Primulina eburnea isolate SZY01 chromosome 15, ASM2296580v1, whole genome shotgun sequence genome, CCTTATTTTTGAAtcattttcatcaaaaaaattcACCAACAATTTCTTCCACTACGTCTTCAACGTGAGAACCCCAATTTTCAGCAGCTAACAATTTCTAGCGGCAAGCATTTTTGCAGCAGATATCAATATTCAGCAACAATGCAAAATTTCCAGCAGaagctaatatttcagaagTGGGTATTTTTCAGCAGACAAAATCCAGCAACAGAGTTCAGTGGCGAGATTTCAGCAGATAGCTATTGATTCTACTCaggacttgtaactgaagcatttaacatggaataaaggcAGTTGATGGCAGATTATGGTAATTGGAAAGCTAACAGTCAgattttggcctataaatagaaccATCAACCTATGAATTGGATTACACAAATCTTGAAATTATCACTTGAATTTtcgagctaagagagtgctTATTTTCGAGCTGTAAAATCCAGTAGAAAGAGCAACCAGATTCCAGAAGACTGCCACCAAAACTTTCAAGCAAATTACtacagtaagtgggcttatgtataaatatcttgaaaccgGATTTATGATTTCTGTTTTAAAGCAAAGTATAAGTATTCTTGATTTCTGATATCCGATTTTTGAAAcactgaaacttagtgaactaatggtaggaatatatattctgaacattagtGATTACTGTCATCACCCCTTAGgtagagaacatataggggacttatatcagtttagccatgaaattcacgaacgtGCTCAGTGATTATTTGTTAAATTTCtaattactgattactgatttctaattactgaatactgatttctgttctgaaaatGAGAATTTCTGTATATTATTCGTATTACTTTTTCTGTTATAAATGACTTTGAAAACTGgaagttattcccgcccccgcttactgagtaacaaccatatcactcacccaccaaaacatctcagataagaacaaTGAAGAAAGGTTAGAAGAAGATGAGCAGAAccagttttggggatggtgaagaaGAAAACTGTTATTTTCAGTTTTAGATTATGtttttccgctgcatctgtaGAAGCAATGTTATGtctgttttacatttccgctgtaaaacattagtgattcgagtttgtatcagacaatgaagtatttcgtattatgaataaaaagactggtttctgaattttgtacttctgaagcttattgttttcgaatgtaaatttgagagtaACTGCcaggtgtcaaccaaccccatCCCGGAGCGTGACATTCAAGGGTCACTATCTGTTGTATAATAAGAGAAAGCAACATTACATAACAAACCAAAACTTGTTTGGTCCAGTATTGGACCAACAGATATCCATATCAAGGTggtgtaatatatatatatatatatatatatatatatatatatatatatatatatatatatatatatataaactgcCGAATAGCTTACGCCAACAGTTCCGCCATATTCGTTTACGAATATAAATACTTCCTAAACTTATCTtctttttcgaaaaaaaaaaagtgcAGTTCTGTCATTAAAATCTAGAGTAAGTTTGTTgtgagtcaaccctaccgatattcataatagaaaataataattatagcataacaaataatattttttcatagatgacccaaataagagattcgtctcacaaaatacgatctgttagacagtctcacacaagtttttgcctaaaatcTAACATAATTTTATTGTCAGAACTTGCCCGAATGTATTTTAATCAAGGAAATAAAttctataaattttaattttgaattttaatttttaagttCCTTGTTTTTGAAGTATTTTTAATCGCCGTTTCTTACGATCACACACAAATAAATGGGAGGCTGGGCCAACTGAACCCTGGCGGGCTTTTATGGTCCTAACTGACCTACTCTTTAAAACCGAAATTCATAGGTCCAAAATTACGTCTACTATTCTCCTCTTCTGGAACTGGAATGTTCTCTCGTCCTACCTTTTCCTAATTTGCGGTTTCTGTTTTTatctgatttttttaaaataaaaaattcttgGTTTGCCCTTTTAAGAAAGTGTCTGATAGGATCCGTTCAAATTAGGAACGTGGCATACACGAGCTTCAAGAAAGTTATATAATATCCCGGACGTCCCAAATACATTCACTTGTTtgattttatgtatatattaaaaaaactaATTGGAAGAACAAAATTCCAGACTtagttaatattaatatattattaaaaaaaatattaaacgtgaaaaaaaaaaaaactaaagaaAACCTATATAATTGTCTCGGAAGGAGTGTTTATGTTAAATGAACTCGAAAGAAGATAAATTTCAACAAACAACTCCGCTGATACATAACCTGTACTAAATGAATGTATAATATTGAATCTTTTGTTTTTGGGTATCTCAAACAGGAACACAGTAATTAGGTGCtcttttttatatttcatgCTAATCAAGCCAGCATAACCTCGCATTAAAACCtgagaaaataaaatcaagagTCTCAAGACAAAAGGAAACTAAAAACTTGTCCAGAAAATGGTGAAAAAACCAAAGAGCTAAACTCTAGTTTACATAGGCACTCTCTCCTTCTGAAGAATCGCAACGACAAAATAGTGCAGGAATCGTCTTCAAGAATACATCCCGCGATCCggttcacatctcaatcaaAATGCCGGAAAAAAAGCATCAAACCTTTTCTTTTGTAAATGTATACTTCCATTTCAGACCCCTGTTGCATCTGCAAGATAACGAAAGCACGATAAGTCAGGCAGACACATTTGTCTACGAGGGACACATGCATGATTCATGTGTTTTTTGTAAAGGATTCCTCACCTACATTATCTTCAGGAAACCGAAACTTCCTAAGCAGCAATTCCTGCATATAGTCATGGGAAAAGTAATTATATTATCATGTATCTTTGTTTTCGATTCCAAGATTTTTTTCTATGCAAGGTACTAAAATGATTTCAACTTTAACTATACTTTATAAATGAACTAAGGTGAGAGTTAGTTCCATATATTATCATACTTTTAATGAAAGAAAAGAGGAAATAAAGCAAAGAAAGAAAAGATTCATTACAGGAGTTGAGTAGCTGTTTTAACATCTAGAAAAACATTTGCATCAAGAAGACATTCATCTCAATCATCCAACTCCAGCTTTAACCTACAACATAGCTAACGTGTTTCGGTCACTtgaaataacaatatttttgaattttgtacAAGGGAAAGTATTACCTCTACTGGATCGGCTAGTTGGGATGCTATAGCCAACCATGTAATCAAAATCTTTAGCAAAGTCCTCTTCAGAATGTCCAAGCCCATAACCAAAAGAATCCGAACCATTCAGCTCCGAAGATGCAGTTTGCCAAGTTGAATCACCATAGTTATCTCCACCTTGGTAAAAGTCCCGAAAAGATCCCTCAACACCTCCACCTGATGCAGCAAACGAAGATGTAGTCGCCGCTCCCATTCCACCATTTCTTCCAAGTCCTACTGCTCCAAGTGCATTACTATTTTCTCCACCTCTGTATACCGAGGAGCTTCCACCAAACAAGGTGGCAATAGGAGAACCACCCCAGTTTTCTCTACTGTTTCCAAAGACTCCAAAATCGCCGGTCTCAGAACCAGAGTATGGAACAAAATTTACATTATTTGGAGACGTATTCAGGCCAGCATTTCCCCATGTGTTTGTAGATAACGAGTGCAAAAATGAGTCCCAGCGGCTGTTGTTTGCATTGTAACCAATAGGAGTGTTGTATCTGCCCTGGTTATTGTTGAAATAGAGATTCACAGCACGACCAGAACCTATGTCGTTTCTTGAACCGGAACTGGCCCCTGCAAAGCCAGCATTCATCCCTTGCCCGATGCCTAAACTAGTTCCATACGTTGGAGAACCTAAATTTGAGAAACCTGCACGAGCACTAGCTAATGGACTGAATCTACCATCCATCCTGATTCCATAGGCTCCAAGTGAGCCAAGATTATATGCAGGGGCATGGCTGGTTAGTAAGTCGTTGGTTCTGCTAAAACCGTAATTGTAACCAATAACTGGGCTCCTGCTTGGCCCAGGAGACAATTCTTTTGGAACCGCTCGTTTTACCTCCACCATCTTCCCATTAAGTTCATGAAACGTTTTGTGCAACACCTTATCCACAGCATCCTCCGAATCATATGTTATGAATCCGAAACCTCTCGGCCTTTGAGTGATGTGATCATACATCACTACTACATCTGTTATGTTACCAAAGTGATTGAAGTAATTTTTGAAGTCAGCCTCAGTAACAGAAGATGCCAATCCTCCTACAAAAATCTTTTTCGTTCGACCAGGTCCAGGAGATCCCTGGATGCTGTTGCCATGGTTTCGAGTTAACAGGTTTTGATCATCTCTTGGAACAGCTTTCTTTGCTTCCACCTACaccataaaagaaaaatatgacAATGTTGCATTTATCATTGTAAGAATCATTAAACTCAAAAAACATCCATTGGCATCTACAGAGCAGAGGATAGGATATagtaaatttgaaatcaaaGGATTTTACTCAGACAGCACCACCAGCTATTATCGGCAATACAAAATGCAGCAATTTGAGCGCATTGTGATCCCATAAGACAACTAATGAACTTACGGTCCTTCCATCGATCACATGTTTCTCCTTGACTACTCTTTCAGCAACCATTGGATCGGCGAACACTACAAAACCGAAGCCACGAGCACGTCCAGTAGAACGATCCCTCATAATGACTGCCTCCACCACTTCTCCATAAGCTCCAAAATATTCTGTAAGGCGATCCTCGTTGGTGTCCCAAGAAATCCCACCAATAAAGAGCTTACCTTGATCCACCTCCATCTTTTCTGTAATTTCAAATCCTGTTATCCTAAGTTTTACTGATAATCCATCAAAACAGAACCAAAAAATTTTGAAAGACAGCAAGATAAACATTGACAGAATCAGCGAGGACTCCAAGCATCTGTGAATTGAGCGAATCCACTAAGCAACGAGATGACTAATTCAACTACCAAAACATACGCTGAATCACATAGATGATAGATTTTTGCTGCAAAACAAGAAAGCGATAAAATTTCCTGGCTAGAAATAATCAAAAGGTCAATCCAACAGATCGAAATCTGAACAGTAAGCTAGACTAAAGACAAGAACTATACCAATCCAAGAAAATAAGGCAGGAACCCAGTAGCAGTAAGCAATCAACATAAAGTGGGAATTACTGGATTTCTTTAAACAATCGGATCCTCCATTCATCGATTAAGAATCGATTCTTTTACtgtgaaaaataaaatctttttaAGATCAAACAGACCCACAATCTGAAAAACTACAACCCGTAATGTTAGCATGAACTCAGTTTCAGGACTCCCGTGGAAGAACAGATGAAACCAAGATCTAATAAAAAGAAAACACACATGTGCATAGATGAAAAATAGAGACTAAGTTCATCTCTCACTTTCTTTTCTGTCTCTCCAGAGGTCATTCCCTTATTTTCCTTTCTGTTCTTGTCATTCCACTTGTTGTGAACAAAATCAATGAAATGGAATTCTTAGCTTAGTTGAGAAAGATGTAAAATttgtatttataaaatatttaagggGGAGAAAGAGAGAGAAATGGAGAGAGTTTAGGCAAATCTCTGGTGTGGTGTTAGAATATTTGGAATTCTAGGTGGATGATGTTGAGGAATTTTacttaaaacataaataataataataataataataataataataataataataataataataataataataataataataataataataataatactaataataataatattaatctcctaaaaaattaatttaagaattataatgataaaacataataaggcccatttaaaattaaaataaagaaatgGAACAAATAACATTTGTAATTTTAAGTGACACCCTAATTGTACATAAATTCATTAACACTTTAACTAATAGTGACTGAAATATTTACGATTCTTGATtttacaaaatataataaaaatattaattcaacagaaaaatcatggtTTCGTTAagtaaatattttcatttttttcattatcGATCTCATTTGAAGTTCTGAAATCATATATATAGATTTataataaatagaaaaaataaaatttaaatctttGAATAGTTAGTTAGGAAATAAAATTAGTCTTATATATTTATAACAAATCAAACGAAAAATTATTTATGTGTCAAATATTTTGTTAGAATTAatagttttattattattaattaattaaattttgactAAACAACTCAAATTTTTGGGatgttaaaattttttattcagATAGACAAAATTTGTTTCAAAGTATATGTATTAGTATTATGTAATACATTATCTTAATTAACGGAAATGAAAAATTCTAAATCTATGCAATaatcttatttatttttgtggCTGCCATGCAAACTTTAATTAAGttattagaatttttttaaaaaaatcataacagttCTCTTAAAATTCAAATATGACTTTAATTGCAATAAAAAAGTTTACTTCCGAAAGTCATTTTTTTAGCAACGTTAAAAAGAAATTGTAAACATAGTTGTAGAATCTGAttcataatataatttttagtttattttttagccttataaaatatacaatatatGTAATTTAAATATGTAAATATACTAAGCTGGGATatgaattttaaaatgaaatttataaatcaaaataaggatttcttcttgttttttttttaaagaaaaacagaaTAAACATGAACTTTCAACAAAATcattttatatgtttaaatgaaattcataatataacttgtacaaatccacaatgtgtgtatatatatatatatataaaagtgaATGGAATCCttatcttttttaaaaaaaaaaagagagaaagaaATTCCAAATGGAATTGAGGTGGTTGT is a window encoding:
- the LOC140814611 gene encoding heterogeneous nuclear ribonucleoprotein 1-like yields the protein MNGGSDCLKKSSNSHFMLIAYCYWVPALFSWIEKMEVDQGKLFIGGISWDTNEDRLTEYFGAYGEVVEAVIMRDRSTGRARGFGFVVFADPMVAERVVKEKHVIDGRTVEAKKAVPRDDQNLLTRNHGNSIQGSPGPGRTKKIFVGGLASSVTEADFKNYFNHFGNITDVVVMYDHITQRPRGFGFITYDSEDAVDKVLHKTFHELNGKMVEVKRAVPKELSPGPSRSPVIGYNYGFSRTNDLLTSHAPAYNLGSLGAYGIRMDGRFSPLASARAGFSNLGSPTYGTSLGIGQGMNAGFAGASSGSRNDIGSGRAVNLYFNNNQGRYNTPIGYNANNSRWDSFLHSLSTNTWGNAGLNTSPNNVNFVPYSGSETGDFGVFGNSRENWGGSPIATLFGGSSSVYRGGENSNALGAVGLGRNGGMGAATTSSFAASGGGVEGSFRDFYQGGDNYGDSTWQTASSELNGSDSFGYGLGHSEEDFAKDFDYMVGYSIPTSRSSRGIAA